The proteins below are encoded in one region of Castor canadensis chromosome 6, mCasCan1.hap1v2, whole genome shotgun sequence:
- the LOC109701368 gene encoding protein FAM53C produces MITLITEQLQKQTLDELKCTRFSISLPLPDHADIPNCGNPFQLVSEGASWRGLRHCSCAEFQDSLNFSYHPSGLSLHLRPPSPGISPQEQPLSQVLSPETRDTEKLPVPPAPPSKRHCRSLSVPVDLSRWQPVWRPAPSKLWTPIKHRGSGGGGGPQVPHQSPPKRVSSLRFLQAPSASSQCAPAHRPYSPPFFSLALAQDSSRPCATSPQSGSWESDAESLSPCPPQRRFSLSPSLGPQASRFLPSARSSPASSPELPWRPRGLRSLPRSRSQPCDLDARKTGVKRRHEEDPRRLRPSLDFDKMNQKPYSGGLCLQETTREGSSISPPWFMACSPPPLSASCSPIEGSSQVLSESEEEEEGAVRWGRQALNKRTLCQQDFGDLDLNLIEEN; encoded by the exons ATGATAACTCTGATCACTGAGCAGCTACAGAAGCAGACTCTGGATGAGCTGAAATGCACACGCTTCAGCATCAGTCTG cCTTTGCCTGATCATGCGGACATACCCAACTGTGGGAACCCTTTCCAGCTTGTGTCTG AAGGTGCTTCCTGGAGGGGCCTGCGCCACTGTTCCTGTgctgagttccaggacagcctcaACTTCAGCTaccatccctcaggcttgagccTGCACCTCAGACCACCCAGTCCAGGAATCTCCCCACAGGAACAGCCCCTGTCCCAAGTTCTAAGCCCTGAAACCCGAGACACAGAGAAACTTCCTGTACCCCCTGCCCCTCCATCCAAGAGGCATTGCCGTTCACTCTCAGTGCCCGTGGACCTGTCTCGCTGGCAGCCAGTGTGGCGGCCTGCCCCCTCCAAGCTGTGGACTCCCATCAAGCACCGGGGCAGTGGCGGAGGGGGTGGGCCGCAGGTGCCTCACCAGAGCCCCCCAAAGCGGGTCTCCAGCCTCAGGTTCCTCCAAGCTCCCAGTGCCTCTTCTCAATGTGCCCCAGCCCACAGACCCTACAGCCCTCCTTTCTTCAGTTTGGCCCTGGCCCAAGATTCCTCTCGACCTTGTGCCACCTCCCCTCAAAGTGGCTCCTGGGAGAGTGATGCTGAGTCCCTGTCACCTTGCCCACCCCAGCGCCGCTTCTCCCTGTCACCCAGCCTGGGTCCACAAGCAAGCCGCTTTTTACCCTCTGCCCGGAGCTCCCCTGCGTCCTCCCCAGAGCTGCCCTGGCGACCTCGAGGCCTCCGCAGCCTTCCCCGAAGCCGCTCACAGCCTTGTGATCTGGATGCCCGCAAAACTGGGGTCAAGCGGCGCCATGAGGAGGACCCCCGGCGTCTGCGGCCTTCCTTGGACTTTGACAAGATGAATCAG AAACCATACTCAGGAGGTCTCTGTCTCCAAGAAACAACCCGGGAAGGCAGCAGCATCTCTCCACCGTGGTTCATGGCCTGTAGTCCTccacctctctctgcttcctgcagccCTATTGAGGGTTCCTCCCAGGTGCTGAGTGAaagtgaagaggaggaggagggggctgTGCGGTGGGGGCGGCAGGCACTGAACAAGCGGACACTGTGCCAGCAGGACTTTGGGGACCTGGACCTGAATCTGATTGAGGAGAACTAA